From the Billgrantia sulfidoxydans genome, one window contains:
- a CDS encoding acyl-CoA dehydrogenase family protein, with amino-acid sequence MIRDPELLDQLIDTISRFVRERLIPNEARLAEEDAVPQELLEEMKEIGLFGLSIPEEYGGLELTMEEEALVAMELGKTSPAFRSVFGTNNGIGAQGILIDGTPEQKAKYVPRLATGELLSAFCLTEPDSGSDAASLRTTAIRDGDHYVLNGTKRFITNGPEADVFTVMARTDPSHKGAGGITAFIVEGDTPGLKRGPADNKMGQKGAHTCDIIFEDCRVPAENIIGGREGQGFKTAMKVLDRGRLHISAVCVGVAERLVEESLHYAIERKQFGVPLAEHQLVQAMLADSKTEAYAGRTMVLDAARRKDAGENVSTLASCCKLFCAEMVGRVADRAVQVHGGAGYMAEYAVERFYRDVRLFRIYEGTTQIQQLVIARNMVREVT; translated from the coding sequence ATGATTCGCGACCCCGAACTGCTCGATCAGCTCATCGATACCATTTCCCGCTTCGTGCGCGAGCGCTTGATTCCCAACGAGGCACGCCTGGCGGAAGAGGACGCGGTGCCGCAGGAACTGCTCGAGGAGATGAAAGAGATCGGCCTGTTCGGCCTGTCGATCCCCGAGGAGTACGGCGGGCTGGAGCTGACCATGGAGGAGGAGGCACTGGTGGCGATGGAGCTCGGCAAGACCTCGCCGGCCTTCCGCTCGGTGTTCGGTACCAACAACGGCATCGGCGCCCAGGGGATCCTGATCGATGGCACTCCGGAACAGAAGGCGAAGTACGTACCGCGCCTGGCCACCGGCGAACTGCTCAGTGCCTTCTGTCTCACCGAGCCCGATTCCGGCTCCGACGCGGCGAGTCTGCGGACCACCGCGATACGCGACGGCGACCACTACGTGCTCAACGGCACCAAGCGCTTCATCACCAACGGCCCCGAGGCCGATGTCTTCACCGTGATGGCACGTACCGATCCGAGCCACAAGGGCGCCGGAGGTATCACTGCCTTCATCGTCGAGGGCGACACGCCGGGGCTCAAGCGCGGACCGGCCGACAACAAGATGGGCCAGAAAGGGGCGCATACCTGCGACATCATCTTCGAGGACTGCCGGGTGCCGGCCGAGAATATCATCGGCGGTCGCGAGGGGCAGGGCTTCAAGACCGCGATGAAGGTGCTCGACCGTGGGCGCCTGCACATTTCGGCAGTGTGCGTGGGAGTGGCCGAACGCCTCGTCGAGGAGTCGCTCCACTACGCCATCGAACGCAAGCAGTTCGGCGTGCCGCTGGCCGAGCATCAGCTGGTGCAGGCGATGCTCGCCGACAGCAAGACCGAGGCCTACGCCGGCCGCACCATGGTGCTCGATGCGGCCCGGCGCAAGGATGCCGGCGAGAACGTTTCCACCCTGGCGTCGTGCTGCAAGCTGTTCTGCGCCGAGATGGTGGGCCGGGTAGCCGATCGCGCGGTTCAGGTCCACGGTGGCGCCGGCTACATGGCGGAATATGCGGTGGAACGTTTCTATCGCGACGTGCGGCTGTTCCGCATCTACGAGGGCACCACCCAGATCCAGCAGCTGGTGATCGCACGCAACATGGTGCGGGAGGTGACCTGA
- a CDS encoding 3-hydroxyacyl-CoA dehydrogenase, producing MPNDTPTPSLQTLGIVGTGAMGRGIAQIAAQAGLTVYLHDLREGAVSEARDFIGGMWSRGVQKQRLSETEAERYRASLREAATLDDLAGCDIVVEAIVEKLDAKQALFAELEGILSDQAVLATNTSSLSVTAIASSCRRPERVIGFHFFNPVPLMKIVEVIPGLRTDAEVTERVEALGQAMGHFTARATDTPGFLVNHAGRAFGTEALRILGESVTDHATIDRILVDQGGFRMGPFTLLDLTGLDVSHAVMESIYHQYYEEPRFRPSPLTRQRLTAGLLGRKSGEGFYRYVEGKPQLPDEPPLPQAAPRPVWIGAEDDEARRQLSELINEAGWPLESGETPSAEALCLVAPLGEDATACSLRLGLPAERCVAVDLLAGLDRRRTLMTTPATQTDYRNAAMALLGHDGTAVSAIGDSNGFVLQRVVACIVNVGSEIAQQGVAEPPTIDRAVELGLGYPHGPLAMGDHYGSRRILTILDNLLAATGDPRYRASPWLRRRATLGLPLTAA from the coding sequence ATGCCGAACGACACGCCAACCCCCTCTCTCCAGACGCTGGGTATCGTCGGTACCGGTGCCATGGGGCGTGGCATTGCCCAGATCGCCGCCCAGGCCGGACTGACCGTCTATCTCCACGATCTGCGCGAAGGCGCCGTCAGTGAGGCGCGGGATTTCATCGGCGGCATGTGGTCGCGCGGCGTGCAGAAACAGCGTCTCAGCGAAACCGAGGCCGAGCGCTATCGGGCCAGCCTGAGAGAAGCGGCGACACTGGACGACCTGGCCGGCTGCGACATCGTGGTAGAGGCCATCGTCGAGAAGCTCGACGCCAAGCAGGCGCTGTTCGCCGAGCTCGAGGGCATCCTGAGCGACCAGGCGGTACTGGCCACCAACACCTCGTCGCTGTCGGTGACCGCCATTGCGTCGTCCTGCCGTCGGCCCGAGCGCGTCATCGGCTTTCACTTCTTCAATCCGGTACCGCTGATGAAGATCGTCGAGGTCATCCCCGGGCTGCGCACCGACGCCGAAGTGACCGAACGGGTCGAGGCGCTGGGCCAGGCCATGGGACACTTCACCGCCCGGGCCACCGACACCCCGGGTTTCCTGGTCAACCACGCCGGACGCGCCTTCGGCACCGAGGCGCTGCGCATCCTTGGCGAGAGCGTCACCGACCACGCCACCATCGACCGCATCCTGGTGGACCAGGGCGGCTTCCGCATGGGGCCGTTCACCCTGCTCGATCTTACCGGGCTCGACGTCTCCCACGCGGTGATGGAATCGATCTACCACCAGTACTACGAAGAGCCGCGCTTCCGCCCCTCGCCGCTGACCCGCCAGCGGCTGACGGCCGGCCTGCTCGGGCGCAAGAGCGGCGAAGGTTTCTACCGCTACGTGGAAGGCAAGCCACAGCTGCCCGATGAGCCGCCGCTGCCCCAGGCCGCGCCACGTCCGGTATGGATCGGCGCCGAGGACGACGAGGCCCGCCGGCAGCTCAGCGAGCTGATAAACGAAGCGGGTTGGCCGCTGGAGAGCGGCGAGACACCCTCGGCCGAGGCGCTCTGCCTGGTCGCCCCGCTGGGCGAGGATGCCACTGCCTGCTCCCTACGCCTGGGCCTGCCCGCAGAACGCTGCGTGGCCGTGGATCTGCTGGCCGGCCTCGATCGTCGCCGCACCCTGATGACCACGCCGGCCACCCAGACGGATTACCGCAATGCCGCGATGGCCCTGCTGGGCCACGACGGCACCGCGGTCAGCGCCATCGGCGACAGCAACGGCTTCGTGCTGCAGCGGGTGGTGGCATGCATCGTCAACGTGGGCAGCGAGATCGCCCAGCAGGGCGTGGCCGAACCGCCCACCATCGATCGTGCCGTGGAGCTAGGCCTGGGCTACCCCCATGGACCTCTCGCCATGGGCGACCATTACGGCAGCCGCCGCATCCTCACCATCCTCGACAACCTGCTGGCCGCCACCGGCGATCCGCGCTACCGCGCCAGCCCGTGGCTGCGCCGTCGCGCCACCCTTGGCCTACCGCTGACCGCGGCCTGA
- a CDS encoding 3-oxoadipyl-CoA thiolase, with translation MQDAYIFDGLRTPFGRHGGSLAAVRPDDLLGLVLKALVERNAFAAEAYEEVLAGCTNQAGEDSRNVARHAGLLAGLPVEVAAQTVNRLCGSGLAAVIDAARATRLGEGELFLAGGVESMSRAPYVLGKAESPFARNQPLYDTVIGSRFPNPWIAREYGSHSMPETADNVAHDLDIGREASDAFAARSQARYAKAQAGGFYDAELLAVEVPQGRKQPPLTVDRDEHPRPGTDADKLARLGPLFEGGVVTAGNASGLNDGAAALIVGSLAAGERAGVAPRARIVASAVAGVPPRVMGLGPVPASHKALARAGLSLEQMDVIEINEAFAVQVLGCIKQLGIAAEDERLNANGGAIAIGHPLGASGARLALTALRQLEAKGGRYALVTMCIGVGQGIACILERLDA, from the coding sequence ATGCAAGACGCCTATATCTTCGACGGGCTGCGCACGCCCTTCGGCCGCCATGGCGGCAGCCTCGCCGCGGTGCGCCCCGACGACCTGCTCGGCCTGGTGCTCAAGGCGCTGGTCGAGCGCAACGCCTTCGCCGCCGAGGCTTATGAGGAGGTACTCGCCGGCTGCACCAACCAGGCCGGTGAAGACTCGCGCAACGTGGCGCGCCACGCGGGGCTGCTGGCCGGGTTGCCGGTCGAGGTGGCGGCGCAGACGGTCAACCGGCTGTGCGGCAGCGGTCTCGCCGCGGTGATCGACGCGGCCCGCGCCACCCGCCTCGGTGAAGGCGAGCTGTTCCTGGCCGGGGGCGTGGAGTCGATGTCCCGTGCGCCCTACGTGCTGGGCAAGGCGGAGTCGCCCTTCGCCCGCAACCAGCCGCTGTACGACACCGTGATCGGCTCGCGTTTCCCCAATCCCTGGATCGCCCGCGAGTACGGCAGCCACAGCATGCCGGAGACCGCCGACAACGTGGCCCACGACCTCGACATCGGCCGCGAGGCGAGCGACGCCTTCGCCGCCCGCTCACAGGCACGCTACGCCAAGGCCCAGGCCGGTGGTTTCTACGACGCCGAGCTGCTCGCCGTCGAGGTGCCCCAAGGGCGCAAGCAGCCGCCGCTGACGGTGGACCGCGACGAGCATCCTCGCCCGGGTACCGACGCCGACAAGCTGGCGCGGCTGGGGCCGCTGTTCGAAGGCGGCGTGGTCACCGCGGGCAACGCTTCGGGCCTCAACGACGGCGCCGCGGCGCTGATCGTCGGCAGCCTGGCCGCCGGGGAGCGCGCCGGCGTCGCCCCGCGGGCGCGTATCGTCGCCAGCGCCGTGGCCGGAGTGCCTCCCAGGGTGATGGGCCTGGGGCCGGTGCCGGCCAGCCATAAGGCGCTGGCGCGGGCCGGCCTCTCCCTCGAGCAGATGGACGTGATCGAGATCAACGAGGCGTTCGCCGTGCAGGTGCTGGGCTGTATCAAGCAGTTGGGCATCGCCGCCGAGGACGAGCGCCTCAATGCCAACGGCGGCGCCATCGCCATCGGCCATCCGCTGGGTGCCTCCGGCGCGCGGCTGGCGCTGACGGCACTGCGACAGCTGGAGGCCAAGGGCGGCCGCTACGCCCTGGTCACCATGTGCATCGGGGTCGGCCAGGGCATCGCCTGCATCCTCGAGCGCCTGGACGCCTGA